One window of the Methanomassiliicoccales archaeon genome contains the following:
- a CDS encoding glutamate synthase-related protein, with protein MTNDYFDCVPESSWIPSDRLKFVNRYVVERKDTCISCGLCESLCPHGVHQRIEGHARIMPPYNQRCIGPSCASNDFHCVTHCPTSSLSVRNSETFSALGDVRWTTDMILATWHMAETGEALPLDHPGNTGTAGGGFDHLHFKLGEVPDKVDYHEFSTAIDLNRKKDGDRRRIAIPVYGGGMSYGSVSLHTMVARAKAAQAWGTYTCSGEGGYPAELVPYKDHVVTQIATGLFGVREETVMRAPIVEFKYAQGAKPGLGGHLLGDKNTPLVAKMREAVPNTSLFSPFPFHSVYSVEDHKKHLDWIASINPRALLSVKVSTPNDVEMVAIGSYYAGAHIVHLDGGYGGTGAAPEIAKKNIAMPIEYAIPKVHKFLTNEGVREDVTLIASGGMRTAMDVAKAIALGADGVVIGTAELVAMGCVRCGNCESGRGCPRGIATTDPVLYLQMDTDWGAQRVINLYSSWRKQWCHLLAALGMTDINELRGRTDLLRYEGDKEVSA; from the coding sequence ATGACCAATGATTATTTCGATTGCGTACCAGAGTCCTCTTGGATACCGTCCGATAGGCTCAAGTTCGTAAACCGCTACGTTGTGGAAAGGAAGGATACCTGCATTTCCTGCGGGCTGTGTGAGTCCCTCTGCCCCCATGGAGTTCATCAGAGGATCGAAGGGCACGCCCGCATAATGCCCCCATATAATCAGAGATGTATCGGACCTTCATGTGCTAGCAACGATTTCCACTGCGTCACCCACTGCCCCACCTCTTCATTGAGCGTGCGCAACAGCGAGACCTTCAGCGCCCTAGGTGATGTCCGCTGGACCACCGATATGATCCTGGCGACGTGGCACATGGCCGAGACGGGGGAGGCGCTGCCGCTTGACCATCCGGGCAACACCGGTACCGCCGGTGGAGGCTTCGATCATCTGCATTTCAAGCTGGGAGAGGTTCCGGATAAGGTGGACTATCACGAGTTCAGTACGGCCATCGACCTGAACCGGAAGAAGGACGGGGATAGACGGCGTATCGCCATACCGGTTTACGGCGGAGGCATGTCCTATGGTTCCGTTTCCTTGCACACCATGGTGGCTAGGGCCAAGGCCGCTCAGGCCTGGGGCACCTATACCTGCAGCGGTGAGGGCGGGTACCCGGCGGAGCTCGTTCCATACAAGGACCACGTCGTGACCCAGATCGCCACCGGGCTTTTCGGCGTACGCGAGGAGACCGTCATGCGCGCTCCCATCGTGGAGTTCAAGTACGCACAAGGCGCGAAACCGGGACTGGGAGGTCATTTGCTGGGCGATAAGAACACCCCGCTGGTGGCCAAGATGAGGGAGGCAGTGCCCAACACTTCCTTGTTCTCCCCCTTCCCCTTCCACAGCGTATACTCGGTGGAGGATCACAAGAAACACCTTGACTGGATAGCGTCCATCAACCCCCGGGCGCTGTTGTCGGTGAAAGTGTCCACGCCCAACGACGTGGAGATGGTGGCCATCGGCTCCTATTACGCTGGCGCTCACATCGTGCATTTGGACGGAGGGTACGGCGGTACCGGCGCAGCGCCGGAGATCGCCAAGAAGAACATCGCCATGCCGATAGAATACGCCATACCTAAAGTGCACAAGTTCCTGACGAACGAGGGGGTGCGAGAGGACGTCACCCTCATCGCCAGCGGGGGCATGCGTACCGCCATGGACGTGGCCAAGGCCATCGCCCTGGGGGCGGACGGCGTGGTCATCGGAACGGCGGAACTGGTCGCCATGGGCTGCGTACGCTGCGGCAACTGCGAATCTGGCAGGGGATGCCCGAGGGGCATCGCCACCACCGACCCGGTACTATACCTGCAGATGGACACAGATTGGGGGGCGCAGAGGGTAATCAACCTCTATTCCTCCTGGCGCAAGCAGT
- a CDS encoding glutamate synthase-related protein translates to MSAVYERYHVHVVPTSGRHRPVPKFLVRRADNCINCGKCERACIYGAHKRDPQDPRKMAEPDSTLCKNCFRCVVDCPQRALSIKVNDEFKAMGKGVWTPLRVTTMWNEAESGKIPVLGAGYRGLFAGPGYDAMWTDMSEIVRPTRDGIHGREFISTSVDIGRTPPLLSFDEKGRLLTQIGPIVDLPVPFLLDASRIKFTDEALKGIAGATQELGTLLVLPIGSMDKLNVRTPSETLVPVISQVHDLDRLPPQIRMVEIENAPDWKTTVQGLKEKRPGLLVGIRVRPSPELMSIVNDMARETDILHVLFAESGMDESGQYARDSLRVLHRHLVAAGLRDSITILSSGGLAAAEMVPKSIICGADAVTLETALLVALGCRVCVTCGDDCPSDLKGATEEFVMHRVTNLCSAWKDQLLEVLGAMGIREVRRLRGETGRAIFQEDAHRDAFSSIEGGGNDDQ, encoded by the coding sequence GTGAGCGCCGTGTATGAACGGTATCATGTCCACGTCGTCCCGACCTCGGGGCGACATCGACCGGTGCCCAAGTTCCTAGTGCGCCGGGCCGATAACTGCATCAACTGCGGGAAGTGCGAGCGGGCCTGCATCTACGGGGCGCACAAGAGGGATCCCCAGGACCCCCGGAAGATGGCCGAGCCGGACAGCACCCTGTGCAAGAACTGCTTCCGCTGCGTGGTCGACTGTCCCCAGAGGGCGTTATCCATCAAGGTCAACGACGAGTTCAAGGCCATGGGAAAAGGGGTCTGGACCCCGTTGCGGGTGACCACCATGTGGAACGAGGCCGAAAGCGGCAAGATCCCGGTGCTGGGAGCTGGCTATCGCGGATTGTTCGCCGGTCCTGGCTATGACGCCATGTGGACCGATATGTCCGAGATAGTGCGCCCGACCAGGGATGGTATCCACGGCCGGGAGTTCATCTCCACCAGCGTGGATATAGGACGCACACCTCCCCTGCTCTCTTTCGACGAAAAGGGACGTCTGCTCACGCAGATAGGACCGATCGTGGATCTTCCTGTGCCATTCCTGCTGGACGCCTCTCGGATCAAGTTCACCGATGAAGCGCTGAAGGGTATCGCCGGAGCGACACAGGAACTGGGCACCCTGCTGGTGCTCCCGATCGGTTCGATGGACAAACTGAACGTAAGGACGCCTTCAGAAACACTGGTGCCGGTCATCTCCCAAGTGCATGACCTGGACCGGCTTCCGCCACAGATAAGGATGGTGGAGATCGAGAACGCTCCGGATTGGAAGACTACGGTGCAAGGTCTGAAGGAAAAAAGGCCAGGACTGCTGGTGGGGATCAGGGTCAGACCGTCCCCGGAGCTGATGTCCATCGTGAACGACATGGCCCGGGAGACGGACATACTACACGTGCTCTTCGCGGAGAGCGGCATGGACGAAAGCGGACAATATGCCAGGGATTCATTGCGCGTCCTGCACCGGCACCTGGTGGCCGCCGGCCTGCGGGATAGTATCACGATCTTATCGTCGGGCGGATTGGCCGCGGCAGAGATGGTCCCAAAGAGCATTATCTGCGGAGCGGACGCCGTCACGTTGGAAACGGCGCTGTTGGTGGCCTTGGGCTGCCGCGTCTGTGTCACCTGCGGCGACGATTGCCCTTCCGACCTGAAAGGGGCGACGGAAGAGTTCGTTATGCACAGAGTGACCAACCTATGCAGTGCCTGGAAAGACCAACTACTGGAGGTGCTGGGAGCCATGGGCATACGCGAGGTACGTCGCCTGAGGGGGGAGACCGGTCGCGCCATATTCCAGGAGGACGCGCATCGTGACGCCTTCTCCAGTATAGAAGGAGGTGGGAACGATGACCAATGA